From a region of the Candidatus Omnitrophota bacterium genome:
- the cpaB gene encoding Flp pilus assembly protein CpaB: protein MSKAAAILVLFIAILSGLFASAAVMKYVQNQRRTASSSEAGPLTSVAVAQKDIPAGTAILAEHVMDATHPKSLIPAGAIDSQKLALNRMAKTAIYKGEILVQERLTEPGAPSGLSSLIPEGQRAITLRVDDTIGVGGFVQPGHHVDIVTTVDLRGETNETVCKVILQNLQVIATGQEIDRKDRKENEKPKTVPTVTVLATPEQAEKLTLAANAGVIRLILRNFRDNAEEITKGIRLSNLIADARPSLPPPEPVQIQETAKAPETPAKKFSIIEVYRGAQKSEVAFEK, encoded by the coding sequence ATGTCGAAAGCGGCTGCGATTCTCGTTCTGTTCATCGCTATTCTGTCCGGTCTTTTCGCCAGCGCGGCGGTGATGAAATACGTTCAAAACCAGCGGCGGACGGCTTCCTCGTCGGAGGCGGGGCCTTTAACGTCCGTGGCCGTCGCCCAAAAGGATATCCCGGCGGGAACGGCGATCCTCGCCGAACATGTGATGGACGCTACTCACCCAAAGAGTCTTATCCCGGCCGGAGCGATCGATTCCCAGAAACTCGCTCTGAACCGGATGGCCAAAACCGCCATTTACAAAGGCGAAATTCTTGTGCAGGAACGATTGACGGAGCCGGGCGCTCCCAGCGGCCTCTCCTCGCTAATCCCCGAAGGACAACGGGCGATCACTTTGCGCGTCGACGATACGATCGGCGTGGGAGGCTTCGTCCAACCCGGCCATCATGTCGATATCGTAACGACCGTCGATCTTCGGGGAGAAACGAACGAAACCGTCTGCAAAGTGATCTTGCAAAACCTTCAAGTCATCGCTACGGGTCAGGAAATCGATCGCAAAGACCGCAAAGAAAACGAAAAACCCAAAACCGTTCCTACCGTCACCGTACTGGCGACTCCGGAACAAGCGGAAAAATTGACCTTGGCCGCCAACGCGGGCGTCATCCGCCTTATCCTCCGGAATTTCAGAGACAATGCGGAAGAAATTACGAAAGGCATCCGGCTCTCCAACCTCATCGCGGATGCGCGGCCTTCCTTGCCGCCGCCCGAACCGGTTCAGATTCAGGAAACGGCGAAAGCGCCGGAAACGCCCGCCAAGAAATTCTCCATCATAGAGGTCTATCGCGGCGCGCAGAAAT
- a CDS encoding A24 family peptidase, translating into MRPEIVTAAGVLALAAYIDWKEHRVPNWLTFAACGFGLAYHALIGGVDGLESALLGAAAGLATLIVPYALKGMGAGDVKLMAAVGAWVGAEITLHAFLWIAVCGGLMGAWSILRSREVKERLRNAVLAGKNLVTLNDLDAGAQKAPAKILLPYGVPIAFGFYAYFLFGGLI; encoded by the coding sequence ATGAGACCCGAAATTGTTACAGCCGCTGGCGTTTTAGCCTTAGCCGCTTATATCGATTGGAAAGAACACCGCGTACCCAACTGGCTGACGTTCGCCGCCTGCGGATTCGGCTTGGCTTATCATGCGCTTATTGGAGGCGTGGACGGACTGGAATCCGCTCTTCTCGGCGCCGCCGCCGGATTGGCTACGTTGATCGTTCCCTACGCATTGAAGGGCATGGGCGCGGGCGACGTGAAGTTGATGGCCGCCGTGGGCGCCTGGGTGGGCGCGGAAATCACGCTGCATGCTTTTCTTTGGATCGCCGTTTGCGGCGGATTGATGGGCGCCTGGTCCATCCTGAGAAGCCGGGAAGTGAAAGAGCGGCTGCGAAACGCGGTTCTGGCGGGTAAAAATCTTGTTACGTTGAACGATCTGGACGCAGGAGCGCAGAAGGCTCCGGCGAAGATTCTGTTGCCTTACGGCGTTCCCATCGCCTTCGGTTTTTACGCCTACTTCCTGTTTGGAGGGCTAATCTAA
- a CDS encoding TadE family protein has translation MKTLRTGKKWREEKGSSTVEFALVLPALMLVIFGIFEFGRMFMTYQMLNSAAREGARVASLPGADNALALQKIEEELAGAGLTPDSYEFTPADISTASRNDPVTVRVRILYDSIAWMPGFIPGLSGMEMEGVVVMRKEGLN, from the coding sequence ATGAAAACGTTGCGAACCGGAAAGAAATGGCGGGAAGAAAAGGGATCGTCAACGGTGGAATTTGCGCTGGTTCTTCCCGCTCTCATGCTCGTTATTTTCGGAATTTTCGAATTCGGACGCATGTTCATGACGTATCAAATGCTGAATTCCGCCGCTCGCGAAGGCGCCCGCGTCGCCTCGCTGCCAGGCGCCGACAATGCGCTGGCGCTGCAGAAGATCGAGGAAGAACTGGCGGGAGCGGGTTTGACGCCGGATAGTTACGAATTCACGCCGGCGGACATCTCCACCGCCAGCCGCAACGATCCGGTTACCGTCCGCGTACGCATCCTTTACGATTCCATCGCCTGGATGCCGGGGTTTATCCCTGGCTTAAGCGGCATGGAAATGGAAGGCGTCGTCGTCATGAGAAAAGAAGGTTTGAATTGA